In one window of Bos taurus isolate L1 Dominette 01449 registration number 42190680 breed Hereford chromosome 15, ARS-UCD2.0, whole genome shotgun sequence DNA:
- the OR51F23D gene encoding olfactory receptor family 51 subfamily C member 1 pseudogene produces MSNLQNTTSSSIIFMLTGVPGLEAFHTWISIPFCFLYATALSGNSLVLFAIITQPSLHKPMYYFLSMLSTTDLGLSVSTLFTMLGIFWFNAREISFNACLSQMFFIKFFTVMESSVLLAMAFDRFVAISDPLRYAIILTDSRITQIGVAIVIRGTLTLTPMVALLTRLSYCHSRVLHHSYCFHPDVMKLSCTDTRLNNAVGLTAMISTVGVDSILIPFSYVLIIKTILSIASPEERKKAFSTCISHIGAVAIFYIPLISLSFVHRFGKRAPAYVHTMIANTYLLIPPVMNPVIYSVKTKQICRAVIKILHSKDT; encoded by the coding sequence ATGTCAAACTTGCAAAATACCACATCCTCTTCCATCATTTTCATGCTGACTGGTGTTCCCGGGCTGGAAGCCTTCCACACCTGGATCTCCATTCCCTTCTGCTTTCTCTATGCAACTGCTCTCTCAGGAAACAGCCTGGTTCTCTTTGCCATCATCACTCAGCCCAGCCTCCACAAGCCCATGTATTATTTCCTCTCCATGCTGTCCACCACTGACCTTGGCTTGTCTGTATCTACTCTGTTCACCATGCTGGGTATATTCTGGTTCAATGCCAGGGAGATCAGCTTTAATGCCTGCTTGTCACAAATGTTCTTTATTAAATTCTTCACTGTCATGGAGTCATCAGTGTTGTTGGCCATGGCTTTTGATCGTTTTGTGGCCATCTCTGACCCCCTCAGGTATGCCATCATTTTGACGGACTCCAGAATAACTCAAATTGGAGTGGCCATTGTCATCAGGGGGACGCTAACGCTCACACCGATGGTAGCACTTCTTACGAGACTGTCCTATTGCCACAGCCGCGTGCTCCACCACTCCTACTGTTTCCACCCTGATGTGATGAAGCTCTCGTGCACAGACACCAGGCTCAACAATGCAGTGGGGCTGACTGCCATGATCTCGACTGTTGGTGTGGACTCAATCCTCATCCCCTTTTCTTATGTTTTGATCATTAAGACTATCCTCAGCATTGCATCcccagaagagaggaaaaaagcctTCAGCACATGTATCTCTCATATTGGGGCTGTTGCCATTTTCTATATCCCATTGATCAGTCTGTCCTTTGTTCACAGATTTGGGAAACGGGCCCCAGCCTACGTACATACTATGATAGCTAACACCTACCTGCTAATCCCCCCTGTCATGAACCCCGTCATCTACAGTGTGAAGACAAAACAGATATGCAGAGCTGTGATAAAAATTCTCCACTCCAAAGACACATAG
- the OR51E2 gene encoding olfactory receptor family 51 subfamily E member 2 encodes MSTCNFTHATFVLIGIPGLEAAQFWIGFPLLSMYAVALFGNCIVVFVVRMERSLHSPMYLFLCMLAAIDLALSTSTMPKILALFWFDSREITFDACMTQMFFIHALSAIESTILLAMAFDRYIAICHPLRHAAVLNNTVTAQVGLVAVVRGSLFFIPLPLLIERLAFCQSNVLSHSYCVHQDVMKLAYADTLPNVVYGLTAILLVMGVDALFISLSYFLIIRTVLQLPSKSERAKAFGTCVSHIGVVLAFYVPLIGLSVVHRFGNSLHPIVHVLMGDVYLLLPPVINPIIYGAKTKQIRTRVLAMFKISCDREFQPVGGK; translated from the coding sequence ATGAGTACCTGCAACTTCACACATGCCACCTTTGTACTTATTGGTATCCCAGGACTAGAAGCAGCTCAATTCTGGATTGGCTTCCCCCTGCTTTCTATGTATGCTGTGGCATTGTTTGGAAATTGCATCGTGGTCTTCGTCGTAAGGATGGAGCGCAGCCTCCACTCTCCCATGTACCTCTTTCTCTGCATGCTGGCAGCCATCGACCTGGCCTTGTCCACATCCACCATGCCCAAGATCCTCGCCCTCTTCTGGTTCGACTCCCGGGAGATCACCTTTGATGCCTGTATGACCCAGATGTTCTTTATTCACGCTCTCTCAGCCATCGAGTCCACCATCCTACTGGCCATGGCCTTTGACCGTTACATAGCAATCTGCCACCCGCTGCGCCATGCCGCAGTGCTCAACAACACAGTGACAGCCCAGGTTGGCCTGGTGGCTGTGGTCCGCGGATCCCTCTTCTTCATCCCACTGCCTCTGCTCATCGAACGGCTAGCCTTCTGCCAATCCAACGTGCTCTCACATTCCTATTGTGTGCACCAGGATGTAATGAAGTTGGCCTATGCAGACACATTGCCCAATGTGGTCTATGGTCTTACTGCCATTCTGCTGGTCATGGGTGTGGATGCCCTGTTCATCTCTTTGTCCTATTTTCTGATTATACGAACAGTTCTACAACTGCCTTCCAAGTCGGAGCGGGCCAAGGCCTTTGGAACCTGTGTGTCACATATTGGTGTGGTGCTGGCCTTCTATGTGCCTCTCATCGGCCTCTCAGTGGTGCATCGCTTTGGGAACAGCCTTCATCCCATTGTGCATGTTCTCATGGGTGATGTCTACCTACTTCTGCCTCCTGTCATCAATCCCATCATTTACGGTGCCAAGACCAAACAGATCAGAACTCGGGTGCTAGCTATGTTTAAGATCAGCTGTGACAGGGAGTTTCAGCCTGTGGGAGGCAAGTGA